One genomic window of Chitinophagaceae bacterium includes the following:
- a CDS encoding glycosyl hydrolase, translated as MLFASPIIAQNKKSADSKKKETVSENKDPWKTETFSGLTFRSIGTAKTSGRVVDFAVNPNNSNEYYVAAASGGVWKTANHGITYTPVFEKEGSYSIGCVRIDPNNPNIVWVGTGENNNQRSVAYGDGVYKSEDGGKSWKNMGLKNSEHIGMIVIDPKNSDIVYVAAYGPLWSAGGDRGIYKTTDGGKTWKQVLSVSENTGFNEIHMDPRNSNVLYATAHQRRRQVYTYISGGPESNIYKSTDGGVTWETLKKGLPEVDKGRIGLAISPANPDYIYAIVEAADKKGGVFRSTNRGASWDKMSDNVTAGNYYQEIFCDPKDVDRVFYVDFWVMVSRDGGKSFSKIGEKNKHVDNHALWIDEKDTRHLLVGCDGGVYETYDFGANWEFKANLPIAQFYKVAVDNSLPFYWVYGGTQDNNSLGAPSRTLSANGITNADWIFTLGGDGYETQIDPENPDIVYPQSQYGGLARFDKKSGEIVDIRPVEGENEPALRWNWDAPLLISTHLHTRLYCGANKLFRTDDMGNSWTAISGDLSRQIDRNKLPVMGKVWSMDAVAKNSSTDFYGQIVSIAESYFDENHLLAGTDDGLIQVTKDGGKSWSKVDNIAGVPERTYVNQIIASQHDKNVFYATFNHHRYGNFKPFVYRSADGGMTWSPIQSNLPERGSVYTIAEDHVNKDLLFVGTEFGVFFTIDGGKKWTQLKSGLPTIAVRDLAIQTRENDLVLATFGRGYYILDDYTPLRTIKKEDLDKDAFIAPIKDAWMFIENTTAAGGPQKGFQGESYYSAPNPKVGAVFTYYLKEDLTTLKEKRQEMEKQRIEKIEPVYYPSADSIHLEDQYPDPYLLFTITDDAGSIVRKIKTAAKKGLSRITWDMRYASPGPVNFNTPDPTNPYDVPETGHLAMAGTYKVSLSKFEDGKITELVPAQPFVIKSLNAASLPATDTKALTAFSKKVSDLRRATGAADTYRGELVNKIKFIKSAIIDAQLPQDSITAQVHAVERRLNTVDIKMNGDASLARREFETPPSINGRISTIEGSLWTATSAPTQTAIQSFDIASKQFANLLPELKSIDEEIKKVETTLEKNGAPYTPGRLPEWKK; from the coding sequence ATGTTGTTTGCGTCGCCGATCATCGCCCAGAATAAAAAATCAGCCGACTCGAAAAAGAAAGAAACAGTTTCTGAAAATAAAGATCCCTGGAAAACAGAAACCTTTAGCGGGCTCACTTTCCGCAGCATCGGCACTGCTAAAACATCCGGTCGTGTAGTGGATTTTGCGGTGAACCCAAATAATTCCAATGAATATTATGTAGCCGCTGCCTCAGGCGGCGTATGGAAAACTGCTAACCATGGAATTACTTATACACCCGTTTTTGAAAAAGAAGGTTCTTACTCGATCGGCTGTGTGCGCATCGATCCCAACAACCCGAATATAGTATGGGTGGGTACAGGAGAAAATAATAACCAGCGAAGCGTTGCCTATGGTGACGGCGTTTATAAATCAGAAGACGGTGGAAAATCATGGAAAAATATGGGCTTGAAAAATTCCGAACACATCGGGATGATTGTGATCGACCCCAAAAATTCCGATATCGTGTATGTTGCTGCATATGGTCCGTTGTGGAGTGCCGGCGGTGATCGCGGAATCTACAAAACCACGGATGGAGGAAAAACATGGAAGCAGGTTTTATCCGTGAGCGAGAACACAGGGTTCAACGAAATACACATGGACCCGCGCAACAGCAATGTACTTTATGCAACGGCACATCAGCGCAGGCGGCAGGTATACACTTATATCAGCGGAGGTCCTGAATCAAACATTTATAAAAGCACAGATGGTGGCGTAACCTGGGAAACCCTGAAGAAAGGTTTGCCCGAAGTTGACAAAGGCAGAATCGGACTTGCCATCTCGCCAGCAAATCCTGATTACATCTACGCCATCGTGGAAGCAGCAGATAAAAAAGGGGGAGTGTTCCGGTCTACCAACCGCGGAGCAAGCTGGGACAAGATGAGTGATAACGTAACGGCGGGAAATTATTACCAGGAAATTTTCTGTGATCCCAAAGATGTTGACAGGGTTTTTTATGTCGACTTCTGGGTAATGGTTTCAAGAGATGGTGGAAAATCATTTTCTAAAATTGGTGAAAAGAATAAGCATGTAGACAATCACGCGCTATGGATTGATGAGAAGGATACCAGGCATCTTCTTGTAGGATGTGATGGGGGAGTGTATGAAACATACGACTTCGGTGCGAACTGGGAATTCAAAGCAAACCTTCCGATCGCGCAGTTTTATAAAGTAGCCGTCGACAACTCACTTCCATTTTATTGGGTATATGGTGGCACACAGGATAATAACAGCCTTGGAGCACCATCCCGCACCCTAAGTGCAAACGGCATCACGAATGCCGATTGGATATTTACACTTGGCGGTGATGGTTATGAGACACAAATTGATCCCGAAAACCCCGACATCGTTTATCCTCAATCCCAATATGGTGGCCTTGCACGCTTTGATAAAAAGAGTGGAGAAATAGTGGACATCCGCCCGGTTGAAGGTGAGAATGAACCTGCCCTTCGCTGGAACTGGGATGCTCCTTTGCTCATCTCCACGCATCTGCACACACGCCTTTATTGCGGAGCCAATAAATTATTCCGCACCGACGATATGGGCAATTCATGGACAGCTATCAGTGGTGACTTGTCGCGGCAGATCGACCGTAATAAATTACCTGTGATGGGAAAAGTCTGGAGCATGGATGCCGTTGCAAAAAATTCATCCACTGATTTCTATGGCCAGATAGTTTCCATTGCCGAAAGTTATTTTGATGAGAACCATCTCTTAGCAGGAACCGATGACGGGCTTATTCAAGTCACAAAAGACGGAGGCAAATCCTGGTCGAAGGTGGATAACATTGCAGGAGTTCCTGAGCGCACGTATGTAAATCAGATCATTGCATCGCAGCATGATAAAAATGTTTTCTACGCCACCTTCAATCATCACCGCTACGGAAATTTTAAACCGTTTGTGTACAGAAGTGCTGATGGAGGAATGACATGGTCGCCCATACAATCCAATCTTCCTGAGCGCGGCAGTGTTTATACTATTGCAGAAGACCATGTAAACAAGGACCTGCTTTTTGTTGGTACTGAGTTCGGAGTGTTTTTCACCATCGATGGCGGAAAAAAATGGACACAGCTAAAAAGTGGTCTGCCCACTATAGCTGTTCGCGACCTTGCTATTCAAACCCGTGAAAACGATTTGGTGCTGGCAACATTCGGGCGCGGATATTATATCCTTGACGATTACACTCCACTTAGAACTATTAAGAAAGAAGACCTTGACAAAGACGCCTTTATTGCTCCTATCAAAGATGCATGGATGTTTATTGAGAACACTACTGCAGCAGGCGGACCGCAAAAAGGTTTCCAGGGAGAAAGCTATTATTCCGCGCCAAATCCTAAAGTGGGTGCCGTGTTCACGTACTACCTGAAGGAAGATCTCACCACACTGAAGGAAAAGCGCCAGGAAATGGAGAAACAAAGAATAGAAAAGATAGAACCTGTTTATTATCCTTCCGCTGATTCCATCCATTTGGAAGATCAGTATCCCGATCCTTACCTGCTGTTCACGATTACCGATGATGCAGGAAGTATTGTGAGAAAAATAAAAACTGCAGCAAAGAAAGGACTGAGCCGCATCACCTGGGACATGCGTTATGCATCACCTGGCCCTGTGAACTTCAATACACCAGACCCTACTAATCCATATGATGTGCCTGAAACAGGGCATCTTGCCATGGCCGGCACGTATAAAGTTTCTCTCAGCAAATTTGAAGACGGTAAAATCACAGAGCTGGTGCCGGCACAACCCTTCGTCATCAAATCCCTCAATGCTGCTTCGCTTCCTGCCACAGATACAAAAGCACTCACAGCATTCTCTAAGAAAGTGAGCGATCTGCGAAGAGCAACAGGAGCTGCAGACACTTATCGTGGCGAGCTGGTGAATAAAATAAAATTTATCAAGTCAGCCATCATCGATGCACAACTGCCGCAGGATTCCATTACCGCACAGGTGCATGCAGTGGAAAGACGCCTTAACACAGTCGATATAAAAATGAATGGTGATGCAAGCCTTGCCAGGCGCGAGTTTGAAACGCCGCCTTCCATCAACGGGCGCATCAGTACCATCGAAGGCTCACTGTGGACGGCCACTTCAGCGCCCACGCAAACGGCCATTCAGAGCTTCGACATCGCTTCAAAGCAATTTGCCAACCTGCTTCCCGAATTAAAATCCATTGATGAAGAAATTAAAAAAGTGGAAACCACACTTGAAAAAAACGGAGCGCCTTATACGCCTGGAAGATTGCCGGAGTGGAAGAAATAA
- a CDS encoding DUF3024 domain-containing protein, protein MAIDALQTLDVIEAMENFIARKRPPEHIRAQLDLGYKIENQDIFVFEIRPKFEKPSEKRASPIAKTTFVKAKNHWKVFWMRADLKWHSYTPMPTVKTVNEFCKLVEEDKHYCFFG, encoded by the coding sequence ATGGCGATTGATGCTCTACAAACGTTAGATGTAATTGAAGCAATGGAAAATTTCATTGCAAGGAAAAGACCGCCGGAACATATCAGAGCGCAACTTGACTTAGGATATAAGATTGAAAACCAGGATATTTTTGTGTTCGAAATCAGGCCGAAGTTTGAAAAGCCGAGTGAGAAAAGAGCATCACCAATTGCCAAGACAACTTTTGTGAAAGCAAAAAATCATTGGAAAGTTTTCTGGATGAGAGCAGATTTAAAGTGGCACAGTTACACACCAATGCCAACCGTTAAGACAGTAAATGAATTTTGTAAACTTGTTGAAGAAGATAAACACTATTGTTTTTTTGGATGA
- a CDS encoding DUF488 domain-containing protein codes for MFYRRKIILSLLQLFDGQLEKIRLQKLLFLFTQQQTKTDYDFVPYRFGCYSYSANADMTAMVTRGFLKEGENHFERNDAIDYIKQLKEIDRKLLLEVKYKYGSMSETALMRHTYLNYPFYAIRSEAAENILSQAELEKVNNAKAKSNKTILFTIGYEGISLEEYLVRLLKNDVKILVDVRNNPLSMKYGFSKSQLKKYCESLGIQYLHFPEVGITSDQRQELNSQTDYDNLFSVYRKDNLSKTTRSQHEILNLLKQHQRIALTCFEANICQCHRKHLAEAIEKHPDFLYEVKHI; via the coding sequence GTGTTTTACAGACGGAAAATAATATTGTCATTGCTTCAATTGTTTGATGGACAGCTTGAGAAAATCCGGTTACAAAAACTTCTTTTTCTTTTCACTCAGCAGCAAACCAAAACAGATTATGATTTTGTTCCGTATCGCTTCGGTTGCTACTCCTATTCTGCCAATGCCGATATGACAGCAATGGTTACGAGGGGTTTTCTGAAAGAAGGTGAAAATCATTTTGAAAGGAATGATGCAATTGATTATATAAAGCAACTGAAAGAAATTGACAGGAAGTTGTTGCTCGAAGTGAAATATAAATATGGAAGCATGAGCGAAACAGCTTTAATGAGGCACACTTACCTGAACTATCCGTTTTATGCCATACGAAGCGAAGCTGCCGAAAATATTCTGAGCCAGGCTGAATTGGAGAAAGTGAATAATGCAAAAGCAAAATCTAACAAGACCATTTTATTTACGATTGGCTACGAAGGAATTTCGTTGGAAGAATATCTGGTTCGCTTGCTGAAAAATGATGTGAAGATTTTAGTTGACGTCCGCAATAATCCGTTGAGCATGAAGTACGGATTCAGCAAAAGTCAACTGAAAAAATATTGTGAAAGTCTCGGAATACAATATCTTCACTTTCCTGAAGTTGGAATTACGTCGGACCAACGACAAGAGTTGAACTCTCAAACTGATTATGACAATCTATTCTCTGTTTATCGTAAAGACAATCTGAGTAAAACAACCAGGTCGCAGCATGAAATTTTGAACCTGTTAAAACAACACCAACGAATTGCTTTGACTTGCTTTGAAGCGAATATTTGCCAGTGCCACCGCAAACATTTAGCGGAAGCCATTGAAAAACATCCTGATTTCCTTTATGAAGTAAAACATATTTAG
- a CDS encoding DUF1801 domain-containing protein, with product MSIQEEIKNYINSQPEPKRSDMQALHNNILQVMPACKLWFLDGKDSENKTVANPNIGYGLQTMKYADGKTREFYQIGMSANTTGISVYILGLEDKKYLALTYGKKIGKASVSGYCIKFKSLKNINMDILEAAIRYGVENT from the coding sequence ATGAGCATACAAGAAGAAATCAAAAATTATATTAACAGCCAACCTGAGCCAAAGCGCAGCGACATGCAAGCGTTGCATAATAACATTCTGCAGGTAATGCCAGCCTGTAAATTATGGTTCCTGGATGGGAAAGACAGTGAGAATAAAACGGTTGCTAATCCTAATATTGGATATGGATTGCAGACCATGAAATATGCTGATGGAAAAACCAGGGAGTTTTATCAGATTGGTATGAGCGCAAACACAACCGGAATCTCGGTCTATATCCTTGGACTTGAAGATAAGAAATACTTAGCCCTCACTTATGGAAAAAAAATCGGCAAAGCAAGCGTGAGTGGTTATTGCATTAAGTTCAAATCCCTGAAAAATATAAACATGGATATACTTGAAGCGGCAATTCGATATGGGGTGGAAAACACGTAA